One genomic segment of Paenibacillus xylanexedens includes these proteins:
- the sdaAA gene encoding L-serine ammonia-lyase, iron-sulfur-dependent, subunit alpha, which translates to MRFKHLHELNTICTAESKTIAQLMIEEQVQETNTPEADVVKQMSEYYQVMKEAVRKGLTEDTTSRSGLTGGDGKKMAEYIRKGETCSGDASALAMAYALCVSEVNASMGRIVATPTAGSCGIIPGVFISSQERFGWTDEHLVNGLFCAGAIGYVIANNSFISGAEGGCQAEVGSAIGMAAGAMVELRGGTPEQVVHAVGLALKNTLGLICDPVAGLVEIPCIVRNGLGAVTALAAADMALAGVRSAIPSDEVIDVMLEVGSAMPSRHRETAQGGLAQTPTGRKMMQKLAKPKAKRAEPEPESPAENDVEPKA; encoded by the coding sequence AACTGAATACGATCTGTACAGCAGAATCCAAAACCATTGCTCAGCTGATGATCGAGGAGCAAGTTCAGGAGACCAATACACCGGAAGCGGATGTTGTGAAACAGATGTCTGAATATTACCAGGTGATGAAGGAAGCGGTACGCAAAGGGTTAACGGAAGATACGACATCACGCAGTGGATTAACAGGTGGAGACGGCAAAAAAATGGCCGAGTACATTCGCAAAGGTGAGACTTGTTCAGGAGATGCTTCCGCACTTGCCATGGCGTATGCCCTGTGTGTATCTGAAGTGAATGCCTCCATGGGTCGGATCGTGGCAACACCAACAGCCGGTTCCTGCGGCATTATCCCGGGTGTGTTTATCAGTTCACAGGAGCGGTTTGGCTGGACGGACGAACATTTGGTGAACGGGTTGTTCTGTGCAGGAGCGATTGGTTATGTTATCGCGAACAATTCATTTATCTCCGGTGCGGAAGGTGGCTGTCAGGCGGAAGTGGGTTCCGCGATCGGCATGGCTGCGGGTGCCATGGTTGAACTGCGTGGAGGTACACCGGAACAGGTCGTTCATGCCGTTGGTTTGGCGTTAAAAAATACACTGGGCCTAATCTGCGATCCGGTCGCAGGCCTCGTTGAAATTCCGTGCATCGTCCGTAATGGACTGGGTGCAGTTACGGCGCTGGCTGCGGCTGACATGGCCCTGGCCGGAGTGCGTAGTGCCATACCGTCAGACGAAGTCATCGACGTTATGCTGGAAGTAGGCAGTGCGATGCCTAGCCGTCATCGGGAGACAGCCCAGGGCGGGTTGGCCCAGACGCCAACCGGCCGCAAAATGATGCAGAAGTTGGCTAAACCAAAGGCAAAGCGTGCCGAACCTGAGCCGGAGTCTCCTGCTGAAAATGACGTAGAACCTAAGGCATAA
- a CDS encoding YhgE/Pip domain-containing protein, with amino-acid sequence MKGIFQTSLLFLKNGATIVGLITAVLFQVFFNIIWLSGYDKVNERMTELAVTIVNEDGVAAEPVAKSLAAGLNFEIKPSESMQEARQMLTDRNVYMIIEIPSGFMQQAEDLSKPMTVKYVMNESNVATVKSVMQNVAAQVTATLNREVQENGIRGVLDQSGMTADQSDALAVGLSSRVEAEVERLNPVDNFAFSMVPMLIVTATFTGAMLLGMNLQKVSGELSGRAGKWERFWARNIVNLGAAFIVSLVGSGMMHIMGVSSADGWFMLWLFQLLITISFLFMAQLSLLLLGNAGAWLNSALLPLLMLSSGSTIPRDVMPDFYQGIGHYLPATYAVEGMMNLVLGGNGIGRDAMLLAVIGGVTLTLGALCTWIRRSSPVRSEARREDQTAAVPVALKATVSSSEH; translated from the coding sequence ATGAAAGGGATTTTCCAGACGAGTCTATTGTTTTTGAAAAACGGAGCCACCATTGTAGGTTTAATTACGGCTGTACTGTTTCAGGTTTTCTTTAACATCATCTGGCTTAGTGGATACGATAAGGTTAACGAAAGAATGACTGAGCTGGCTGTCACCATCGTGAATGAAGACGGGGTAGCGGCTGAACCAGTGGCTAAGTCTTTGGCGGCAGGTCTGAATTTCGAGATCAAACCATCTGAATCGATGCAAGAAGCACGACAGATGTTAACGGATCGGAATGTGTACATGATTATTGAGATTCCATCAGGTTTCATGCAACAGGCAGAAGACTTATCAAAACCGATGACAGTGAAGTATGTGATGAACGAATCAAACGTGGCTACCGTGAAAAGTGTGATGCAGAACGTAGCCGCACAAGTTACAGCGACGTTGAACCGTGAAGTACAAGAGAATGGCATTCGCGGAGTGCTGGACCAGTCCGGTATGACAGCCGATCAGTCCGATGCGCTTGCGGTAGGGTTATCTTCACGCGTTGAGGCAGAGGTGGAGCGACTGAATCCTGTTGATAATTTTGCTTTCTCCATGGTACCGATGTTGATTGTAACGGCTACGTTTACCGGAGCGATGTTGCTTGGTATGAACCTGCAAAAGGTTTCTGGTGAACTAAGTGGAAGGGCAGGGAAATGGGAGCGCTTCTGGGCACGTAACATCGTTAATCTTGGTGCGGCATTTATCGTTTCGCTCGTTGGATCGGGTATGATGCACATAATGGGGGTATCATCAGCAGACGGTTGGTTCATGTTATGGCTGTTTCAGTTACTAATCACCATATCTTTTCTATTCATGGCTCAGTTAAGCCTGCTGTTGCTTGGCAATGCTGGGGCTTGGTTAAACAGTGCGCTGTTGCCTCTATTGATGCTGTCCTCGGGATCAACGATTCCGCGAGATGTAATGCCTGACTTCTACCAAGGGATCGGTCATTATCTGCCAGCGACCTATGCGGTAGAGGGGATGATGAACCTTGTGCTCGGAGGAAACGGAATCGGCCGGGATGCGATGTTGCTCGCCGTAATCGGTGGTGTAACACTGACTCTGGGTGCGCTTTGCACCTGGATCAGACGCTCCAGCCCGGTACGATCTGAAGCCCGTAGGGAGGACCAGACTGCTGCTGTGCCTGTTGCTCTGAAAGCAACCGTTTCGTCATCTGAACATTGA
- a CDS encoding PadR family transcriptional regulator, with translation MNTQHVILGILHNQPSSGYEIKQYFEQYFSFFFDASFGTIYPTLAKMEKSGLLTKESVKQEGKPDKNVYSLTPEGAAQFHAYLMSPLEAEVFRSDFLMRLYFGELADEDTVTGWISTQLKRKEMLYAELQRQMEEFGEHISPAQRLCLQVGLVQYEATIQLLKEQLVQPE, from the coding sequence ATGAACACGCAGCATGTCATCCTCGGAATACTGCACAATCAGCCAAGTTCCGGATACGAGATCAAGCAGTACTTTGAACAATATTTTTCATTTTTCTTTGATGCCAGCTTTGGCACCATATATCCTACACTTGCGAAGATGGAAAAGTCAGGATTACTGACTAAGGAATCGGTGAAGCAGGAAGGGAAACCTGATAAGAACGTGTATTCATTGACCCCTGAAGGAGCAGCGCAATTTCACGCCTATTTAATGAGTCCTTTGGAAGCTGAGGTATTTCGTTCTGATTTTCTGATGCGTTTGTACTTCGGAGAGTTGGCGGATGAAGATACCGTAACGGGTTGGATATCCACCCAGTTGAAGCGCAAGGAAATGTTATACGCTGAACTTCAGCGCCAGATGGAAGAATTCGGTGAACACATTTCGCCTGCACAGCGTCTGTGTCTGCAAGTAGGGCTTGTACAATATGAGGCCACCATCCAGTTGCTGAAGGAACAGCTGGTTCAGCCAGAGTAA
- a CDS encoding alpha-glycosidase, whose protein sequence is MLLEAIYHQPKRNWAYAYDQDTIHLRLRTKKNDLTEVHALTGDKYAWDATKALVPLTKFTSDSMFDYFEGEVKPPYRRLKYSFLLKNGDEQIWMTETDFQEKEPDDPGRMFQFPYIHAGAVFTPPAWVKDAVFYQIFPERFANGNPDISPEKVEPWGGEPTPFNFFGGDLQGVIDHLDYISDLGINAIYFTPIFEATTNHKYDTEDYLRVDRHFGDADTVKRLVELCHARGIRVLLDAVFNHSGKTFAPFVDVQKNGEQSKYKDWFHVHEYPLEVKDGIPTYETFGFEAHMPKLNTENAEVKAYLLEVAEYWIKEVGADGWRLDVADEVDDAFWRDFRRVVKAANPDAYILGEVWNESSSWLQGDQFDASMNYPFTDAVNAFFVKNTMHAEQFTNSIGRQLSRYPLQASEVAFNLLDSHDTPRLLTLCEGDQRKMKLAALFQFSYMGAPCIYYGDEIGMDGEHDPGCRKCMEWDEAKQDRELFDFYQKLISLRHAHPALRAEGTVRFLQARPDGSQLVFERQNEEERILVLFNRSEETAIVELEAGDEEWTELFGGNHRTAKEDGVLAIELPAYGYAVLSTSLT, encoded by the coding sequence ATGCTGCTGGAAGCCATCTATCATCAACCGAAACGAAACTGGGCCTATGCCTATGACCAAGATACAATCCACCTGCGCCTGCGTACCAAAAAGAATGATCTGACCGAGGTACATGCCCTGACCGGGGATAAATATGCGTGGGATGCAACCAAAGCGCTAGTTCCCTTAACCAAGTTTACCTCTGACTCCATGTTCGATTACTTCGAGGGTGAGGTGAAACCTCCCTACCGCCGACTGAAGTACTCTTTTCTGCTCAAAAACGGAGACGAACAGATCTGGATGACCGAAACGGACTTCCAGGAAAAAGAACCAGACGATCCGGGTCGTATGTTCCAGTTCCCTTATATTCATGCTGGAGCTGTATTCACACCCCCTGCGTGGGTTAAGGATGCGGTATTCTATCAGATTTTCCCTGAACGATTCGCCAACGGCAACCCGGATATTAGTCCGGAAAAGGTAGAGCCGTGGGGCGGCGAGCCAACACCTTTCAATTTCTTCGGCGGTGACCTTCAAGGCGTGATCGACCATCTGGATTACATCAGCGATCTTGGCATTAATGCGATCTACTTTACACCCATCTTCGAAGCCACCACCAATCACAAATACGATACCGAAGACTACCTGCGGGTAGATCGTCACTTCGGTGACGCAGATACCGTGAAACGACTGGTTGAGCTGTGCCATGCACGTGGAATTCGTGTACTTCTGGATGCTGTGTTCAACCATTCCGGGAAGACATTTGCGCCGTTTGTAGATGTACAGAAGAACGGAGAACAATCCAAATACAAGGACTGGTTCCATGTACATGAATACCCGCTGGAAGTGAAGGACGGCATTCCTACGTATGAGACCTTCGGATTCGAAGCGCACATGCCAAAGCTCAATACGGAGAATGCCGAGGTGAAGGCCTATCTGCTGGAGGTTGCCGAGTATTGGATCAAGGAAGTGGGTGCGGACGGCTGGCGGCTGGATGTGGCAGACGAAGTGGACGATGCATTCTGGCGTGATTTCCGCCGTGTAGTCAAAGCGGCTAATCCGGATGCCTATATTCTGGGCGAAGTATGGAACGAGTCTTCCTCCTGGCTGCAAGGTGACCAGTTCGATGCGTCCATGAACTATCCGTTTACCGATGCCGTGAATGCTTTCTTTGTGAAAAATACAATGCACGCCGAACAGTTCACAAACTCCATCGGGCGACAGTTATCCCGTTATCCGCTTCAGGCCAGCGAAGTGGCGTTTAACTTGCTGGACAGCCACGACACCCCGCGGCTGCTTACGCTGTGTGAAGGCGACCAACGCAAGATGAAGCTGGCTGCGTTATTCCAGTTCAGTTACATGGGTGCTCCGTGCATCTATTACGGAGATGAGATTGGCATGGACGGCGAACATGATCCGGGTTGCCGTAAATGCATGGAATGGGATGAAGCCAAGCAGGACCGAGAGCTGTTCGACTTTTATCAGAAACTGATCTCCCTGCGTCATGCTCATCCTGCCCTGCGTGCAGAAGGCACCGTTCGTTTCTTGCAGGCTCGTCCCGATGGCAGCCAACTGGTATTTGAGCGACAAAATGAGGAGGAACGCATTTTGGTTCTGTTTAACCGATCAGAAGAGACAGCTATTGTCGAGCTGGAGGCCGGTGACGAGGAATGGACCGAGTTATTCGGCGGAAACCATCGTACCGCCAAGGAAGATGGCGTACTCGCCATTGAACTGCCCGCGTATGGATATGCCGTACTAAGTACTAGTCTCACATAA
- a CDS encoding response regulator transcription factor, with the protein MKTKLLYIEDDTEIATWVRADLEERGYEVVWLGSGEGAAEAAVGCSLIILDVMLPGLDGFTVGQRLKKEHPAVPIVMLSARTSIDDKLHGLDFADDYVTKPFHPDELAARIEVQLRKAGTAVSSDTALKLDHLSIYEKDNRIVNEETGDEIILSGKQFHIFAYLLRHMGMIRTKEQIYEAVWNEPYLDGDKTLMVHIRHLREKLELDPANPVVIQTVRGVGYRVKKP; encoded by the coding sequence ATGAAAACCAAACTGTTATATATTGAAGACGATACGGAAATTGCGACTTGGGTCAGAGCCGATCTGGAGGAACGCGGTTATGAGGTGGTGTGGCTCGGCAGTGGTGAAGGCGCGGCGGAGGCTGCTGTCGGTTGTTCACTCATTATTCTGGATGTCATGCTGCCGGGGCTGGATGGATTTACGGTGGGCCAGCGGCTGAAAAAAGAACATCCCGCGGTGCCCATTGTCATGCTCTCGGCCAGAACGTCCATTGACGACAAGTTGCACGGTCTTGATTTTGCCGATGACTATGTGACCAAACCATTTCACCCCGATGAACTGGCTGCCCGGATTGAAGTACAACTGCGTAAGGCAGGAACAGCGGTCTCATCGGATACAGCCCTGAAACTGGATCATCTCTCCATCTATGAGAAGGACAACCGGATCGTCAATGAGGAGACGGGAGATGAGATTATTTTATCGGGAAAACAGTTCCACATCTTCGCCTACCTGCTACGACATATGGGCATGATTCGAACCAAAGAGCAGATCTATGAAGCCGTCTGGAACGAGCCCTATCTGGATGGGGACAAAACTTTAATGGTACATATTCGACATCTACGCGAAAAGCTGGAGCTTGATCCGGCCAATCCGGTAGTTATTCAGACGGTCCGTGGTGTGGGATATCGTGTGAAGAAGCCATGA
- a CDS encoding HAMP domain-containing sensor histidine kinase — translation MDQKQSGRRKLRFGRSLMSRYIILILAAVLFVPVILPIMSIIYVVVVNNTNMNQAAPYGDVTQISNLWSLEAENLDGASDEEIKARLEQLHGSYPKASMYRVKASGETLFILGSEDVTFLKSTSPDGRTDTTLRWSLDSGQTAETRIPAEWNANNTVQFMKEASFRDPLTVVSYIGGGEKDGGQGFMIIEVPRSLLQMNHSNGLLELLYLGIVMTIIFLSFIMMSILFFARIRKRLIRLQTAMMTTGKEGLPLPVDIRQSDEIGQLEEAFNQMVHQLSDSRHREREEEQLRKRLIAGLSHDLRTPLTVIRGHMHALHKEELSEQGDRSLHRMEAKMEDLSGLIDNMLSYNLLTSGKYTLKLEEKDILRIVRETAAAWYPVWEKEQFDIDIDLPEEPLIWHMDEQGVRRILDNLFQNVIRHADSGKYIGISTQEIQGETAIVIQDRGPGMQQDSNTKGTGLGLSIVDLLIREMGLRKRVDSSDTGVQTYIYSGKGKQGNNKTLK, via the coding sequence ATGGATCAAAAGCAATCCGGGCGGCGCAAGCTTCGCTTTGGGCGGTCCTTGATGTCCAGATACATCATCCTGATCTTGGCGGCTGTATTATTTGTCCCCGTCATTCTTCCGATCATGTCCATCATATATGTTGTGGTAGTGAATAACACGAATATGAATCAAGCGGCACCTTATGGTGACGTTACCCAGATCAGTAACCTCTGGTCGCTTGAAGCGGAGAACCTGGATGGTGCTTCGGATGAAGAGATTAAGGCCCGGTTGGAGCAATTACATGGCTCGTATCCCAAAGCTTCCATGTATCGTGTGAAAGCGAGCGGTGAGACCCTCTTTATTCTCGGTAGTGAAGATGTAACGTTTCTGAAATCCACGTCGCCGGATGGCAGGACAGACACGACATTGAGATGGTCACTGGATTCCGGGCAAACGGCAGAGACCCGAATTCCAGCCGAATGGAATGCGAACAATACCGTGCAATTCATGAAAGAAGCTTCCTTTCGCGATCCGTTGACCGTAGTTTCATATATTGGCGGGGGTGAAAAGGACGGAGGACAGGGCTTCATGATCATTGAAGTGCCGAGATCACTTCTGCAAATGAATCACAGTAACGGGCTGCTGGAACTTTTGTATCTCGGCATTGTAATGACCATCATCTTTCTGAGCTTCATCATGATGTCGATTCTCTTCTTCGCACGCATTCGCAAACGACTTATTCGTTTGCAGACAGCCATGATGACCACAGGCAAGGAAGGCCTCCCGCTTCCGGTAGATATCCGCCAGTCAGACGAGATCGGTCAACTGGAAGAAGCCTTCAATCAGATGGTGCATCAACTGTCCGACAGCCGTCACCGTGAACGCGAGGAGGAACAATTGCGCAAACGTCTCATTGCGGGGCTTTCCCACGATCTGCGTACCCCGCTAACGGTGATTCGTGGACATATGCATGCTTTGCACAAGGAAGAGCTGAGCGAACAAGGTGACCGTTCATTACATCGAATGGAAGCGAAAATGGAGGACCTCAGCGGGCTCATCGACAACATGTTATCCTACAATTTGCTCACGAGCGGGAAATATACACTGAAGCTGGAAGAGAAAGATATACTGCGTATTGTCAGGGAAACGGCGGCCGCCTGGTACCCGGTCTGGGAGAAAGAGCAATTCGATATTGATATTGATCTCCCGGAGGAACCGCTGATCTGGCATATGGATGAACAGGGCGTGCGTCGTATTCTTGATAATTTGTTCCAAAACGTGATCCGTCATGCCGACAGCGGGAAATATATTGGTATATCAACTCAGGAGATTCAGGGTGAGACGGCCATCGTTATTCAGGATCGGGGTCCGGGAATGCAGCAGGATTCCAACACAAAAGGCACAGGTCTAGGCTTATCCATTGTAGACCTGTTGATTCGTGAGATGGGTCTGCGCAAGCGGGTAGACAGTTCCGATACGGGTGTCCAGACATATATCTACAGTGGTAAGGGGAAACAGGGAAACAACAAAACGCTGAAATAG
- a CDS encoding ABC transporter ATP-binding protein yields MSENIIQTANLWKTYRDRAAVRELDLHIKKGDIYGFLGPNGAGKTTTIRMLLGLIKPTKGVIRVFDKDIRKDRMDILRRVGSLVEYPSYYGHLNAVENLETLRRIINVPKSRIAEVLSIVDLTKDAKRSVKGYSLGMKQRLGIASALLGEPELLILDEPTNGLDPAGIQEIRELIKRMPLEHGITVLVSSHLLSEVEQMASRVGIIREGKMVLQDTIASLHSQTGSSIRLTVSEPEEAMKLAKEQGQFGHQQGAALTFPYMDNSSVALLVRRLIEQNHDVYRVEEQRQSLEDLFMRVIGEGASI; encoded by the coding sequence GTGAGTGAAAATATTATTCAAACGGCTAATCTATGGAAAACATACCGGGACCGTGCAGCGGTCCGTGAACTTGATCTGCATATTAAAAAGGGAGATATCTACGGCTTCCTCGGTCCCAACGGCGCCGGCAAAACAACAACGATTCGCATGCTTCTCGGCTTGATTAAACCAACCAAAGGCGTGATCCGTGTCTTCGACAAGGATATCCGCAAGGATCGCATGGACATTCTGCGCCGTGTGGGCTCTTTGGTCGAATACCCGTCCTATTACGGACATCTGAACGCAGTAGAGAATCTGGAAACTTTGCGCCGCATCATCAATGTACCAAAATCAAGAATTGCTGAAGTGCTGTCCATTGTAGATCTGACCAAGGATGCTAAACGTTCAGTGAAGGGGTATTCCCTTGGGATGAAGCAACGTTTGGGTATTGCCAGCGCTTTGCTGGGTGAACCGGAGCTACTGATTCTGGACGAACCAACGAATGGGCTTGATCCTGCCGGTATTCAGGAGATTCGGGAACTGATCAAACGTATGCCTCTGGAACATGGCATTACCGTTCTGGTTTCCAGCCACTTGCTGAGTGAAGTCGAACAGATGGCAAGTCGCGTTGGTATTATCCGTGAAGGCAAGATGGTGCTTCAGGATACTATCGCAAGTCTGCATAGTCAGACGGGTAGTTCTATCCGGTTAACGGTTTCCGAGCCGGAAGAGGCTATGAAGCTGGCAAAAGAACAGGGACAATTTGGTCATCAACAAGGTGCTGCGTTAACGTTCCCTTATATGGATAACAGTTCAGTGGCACTGCTTGTGCGCCGATTAATTGAACAGAATCATGATGTGTATCGTGTAGAGGAACAGCGTCAGTCGCTGGAAGATCTGTTCATGCGGGTCATTGGCGAGGGGGCTTCCATATGA
- a CDS encoding ABC transporter permease produces the protein MTGRALSSDWLKIRGKGIWFLVFLAPLGLTAMQALNFGLRLDYLKEQYADNLWGGLLGNVVVFVPLSLMLGATILSSMIANVEHEQGSWKQLLAMPIPRPAVYLAKFLLACVLLVISCLLLTAGIVGLGLILGFHASEIPWMQAIKLGLLPLAGALPVLSLELWLTMVNKNQALPVTLGIVLAITGMFALSISPNFPLAWAQMAWNGPNSYLYAGMGAGLGLLILLLGMMHFSRKDVA, from the coding sequence ATGACCGGGCGTGCATTATCGTCGGACTGGCTCAAGATTCGGGGGAAAGGGATCTGGTTCCTTGTCTTTCTGGCCCCTCTTGGATTGACAGCGATGCAGGCGCTTAATTTTGGCTTACGGCTGGACTATCTGAAAGAGCAGTATGCAGATAACCTGTGGGGTGGATTATTGGGCAATGTGGTTGTCTTTGTGCCCTTGTCTCTGATGCTGGGAGCAACCATTCTCAGCTCCATGATCGCTAATGTTGAGCATGAACAGGGATCGTGGAAACAGTTGCTCGCGATGCCCATTCCCAGACCAGCCGTGTATTTAGCCAAGTTCCTGCTTGCTTGTGTTCTGCTGGTGATCTCCTGCCTGCTGCTAACCGCAGGAATTGTGGGTCTGGGACTGATCCTCGGATTCCATGCCAGTGAGATCCCTTGGATGCAGGCGATCAAGCTGGGGCTGCTACCTTTGGCTGGTGCGCTTCCTGTGTTGTCACTGGAATTATGGCTCACGATGGTAAACAAAAATCAGGCGCTTCCGGTCACCCTGGGTATTGTGCTCGCGATAACCGGCATGTTCGCACTCAGTATCTCACCGAACTTTCCACTCGCTTGGGCGCAGATGGCTTGGAATGGACCTAATTCATATCTGTATGCAGGCATGGGGGCAGGTCTAGGGTTATTGATCCTGTTGCTGGGTATGATGCATTTTAGCCGGAAGGATGTGGCCTGA
- a CDS encoding ABC transporter permease → MSFATTYFRILSAERLKMGKSPIWLLILLSPLIALLIGLLSTPSGNWQVLMTTMVFLHGLLLLPMLTGVFTSFVCRFEHAGGGWKQMLVLPLTRSGVYAGKLTIVLMLLAGTQALLLMSILLAGMIHGITMPVPWGFLASKLLLGLLACVPLAALQMFVSLMWSSFAAPLALNFALTIPNILIVNSATYGPYYPWAQPMILMTPVDGAGFGAYNVPLITMLAVVGGSAVIFIGIGMMYFAKKEI, encoded by the coding sequence ATGAGCTTTGCGACAACGTACTTCCGAATTTTGTCCGCTGAACGATTGAAAATGGGCAAATCGCCCATATGGCTCCTGATTCTGCTGAGTCCACTCATTGCGCTGCTTATCGGACTGTTGTCCACGCCTTCGGGGAATTGGCAGGTATTGATGACCACGATGGTTTTCCTGCACGGATTATTATTGTTACCGATGCTGACTGGTGTGTTTACGTCCTTTGTCTGCCGTTTTGAACATGCAGGTGGAGGGTGGAAACAGATGCTGGTTTTACCGCTCACACGTTCAGGTGTATATGCAGGTAAACTGACGATTGTACTCATGCTTCTGGCGGGTACGCAAGCATTGTTGCTGATGTCCATTCTGCTGGCAGGCATGATTCACGGCATTACGATGCCAGTACCATGGGGATTCTTGGCGAGTAAACTGCTACTTGGGTTGCTGGCCTGTGTACCCCTGGCTGCCCTGCAGATGTTCGTTTCATTGATGTGGAGCAGCTTTGCCGCACCGCTCGCACTGAATTTTGCACTGACCATACCGAATATTCTCATTGTAAACTCTGCGACATATGGGCCGTATTATCCATGGGCACAACCGATGATTCTGATGACACCCGTGGACGGTGCAGGTTTCGGAGCCTACAATGTTCCACTGATCACAATGCTGGCGGTTGTTGGAGGCAGTGCTGTTATTTTCATTGGAATCGGCATGATGTATTTTGCGAAAAAAGAAATCTGA